Proteins found in one Podarcis muralis chromosome 5, rPodMur119.hap1.1, whole genome shotgun sequence genomic segment:
- the GID8 gene encoding glucose-induced degradation protein 8 homolog, which produces MSYAEKPDEITKDEWMEKLNNLHIQRADMNRLIMNYLVTEGFKEAAEKFRMESGIEPSVDLETLDERIKIREMILKGQIQEAIALINSLHPELLDTNRYLYFHLQQQHLIELIRQRETEAALEFAQTQLAEQGEESRECLTEMERTLALLAFDNPEESPFGDLLNMMQRQKVWSEVNQAVLDYENRESTPKLAKLLKLLLWAQNELDQKKVKYPKMTDLSKGTIEEPK; this is translated from the exons ATGAGTTATGCCGAAAAACCCGATGAAATCACAAAAGACGAGTGGATGGAAAAACTTAATAATTTGCACATCCAGAGAGCTGACATGAACCGCTTGATCATGAACTACCTTGTTACAG aAGGCTTCAAAGAGGCAGCAGAAAAGTTTCGGATGGAGTCTGGAATTGAGCCCAGTGTTGATTTAGAGACCCTGGATGAAAGAATAAAAATTCGAGAGATGATCCTCAAAGGCCAGATTCAGGAAGCCATTGCACTGATCAACAGCCTTCACCCAGAATTGTTAGATACGAACCGGTACCTTTACTTCCACTTACAG CAACAGCATTTAATTGAGTTGATTCGGCAGCGTGAAACAGAAGCTGCGCTGGAGTTTGCTCAGACGCAGCTAGCGGAACAAGGCGAGGAGAGCCGGGAATGCCTGACTGAGATGGAGCGCACTCTTGCCCTGCTTGCTTTCGATAACCCAGAAGAATCACCTTTTGGAGACTTGCTCAACATGATGCAGAGACAGAAA GTTTGGAGCGAAGTTAACCAAGCTGTTCTAGACTATGAAAATCGTGAGTCGACACCCAAGCTGGCTAAATTACTGAAATTACTACTGTGGGCTCAGAACGAGCTGGACcagaagaaagtaaaatatcccaaaatgacagacctcagcaaggGGACAATTGAGGAACCCAAGTAA
- the SLC17A9 gene encoding voltage-gated purine nucleotide uniporter SLC17A9, protein MALSVSENGAQVCGADLHSLHHLKQQLKTTEEGMKKDGADSYWSRPESRIWTVALLLGTCLLYCTRVALPISVAAMSAHFDWDKRQSGIVLSSFFWGYCLTQIAGGHLSDRIGGEKVILLSASVWGSITAITPLLTYVGSAHLVLIAFSRFLMGLLQGVYFPALASLFSRKVRENERAFTYSTVGTGSQFGTLVMGAAGSLLLDWYGWKSVFYFSGTLTLLWVYCMRKYLVNGKELIIPLEDLAKGLSLSKQTKVPWKQIFKKAPVWAVITAQLCAAGSFFTLLSWLPTFFKETFPDSKGWVFNVVPWLVAIPTSLFSGFLSDQFIKQGYKAITVRKFMQVVGSGVSSIFALCIGHTNSFCHAVVFASACVGLQSFNHSGISVNIQDLAPSCAGLLFGVANTGGALLGVVCVYLAGHLIEITGSWVSVFNLVAAVNAFGLCTFLIFGKAHRVDTESAFVEL, encoded by the exons atGGCCCTGAGTGTCAGTGAAAATGGAGCGCAGGTGTGCGGGGCTGATCTGCACTCTCTCCATCATCTCAAGCAGCAGCTGAAGACCACGGAGGAGGGCATGAAAAAGGATGGCGCTGATTCTTATTGGTCCAG GCCTGAATCTCGAATATGGACCGTAGCGTTGCTACTTGGGACCTGCCTGCTCTACTGCACGAGGGTCGCCCTGCCCATCTCTGTTGCCGCCATGAGCGCTCACTTCGACTGGGACAAGAGGCAGTCGGGCATTGTGCTGAGCAGCTTCTTCTGGGGCTACTGTCTGACCCAAATCGCCGGAGGCCACCTGAGCGATCG GATAGGAGGAGAGAAAGTTATCCTTCTCTCTGCATCCGTCTGGGGCTCCATCACGGCCATCACACCTCTGCTCACCTATGTCGGCTCTGCGCACCTGGTTCTCATCGCTTTCTCCCGGTTCCTTATGGGCTTGCTGCAAG GGGTTTACTTTCCTGCCTTGGCAAGCCTGTTTTCCCGGAAAGTGCGGGAGAACGAAAGGGCATTCACATACAGCACGGTTGGGACAGGATCTCAGTTTGG gACGCTGGTGATGGGGGCCGCCGGGTCCCTGCTGCTCGACTGGTATGGCTGGAAGAGCGTCTTCTACTTCTCGGGGACTCTGACGTTGCTGTGGGTTTACTGCATGCGCAAATACCTCGTGAATGGAAAGG AACTTATCATCCCTTTGGAAGACTTAGCAAAGGGCCTCTCCTTATCCAAACAGACCAAAGTGCCTTGGAAACAGATATTCAAAAAGGCCCCTGTATG GGCAGTGATCACAGCTCAACTGTGTGCGGCCGGCTCCTTTTTCACCCTCCTCTCCTGGCTTCCGACTTTCTTCAAGGAGACTTTTCCTGATTCCAAA GGGTGGGTATTTAACGTTGTGCCTTGGCTGGTGGCGATCCCGACAAGCTTGTTCAGCGGATTCCTTTCCGACCAGTTTATCAAGCAAG gaTATAAAGCAATCACTGTCCGTAAGTTCATGCAG GTTGTCGGCTCAGGGGTTTCCAGCATTTTTGCCCTGTGCATAGGTCACACCAACAGTTTCTGCCATGCGGTTGTGTTTGCGTCGGCCTGCGTGGGACTACAGAGCTTCAACCACAG TGGCATCTCAGTCAATATACAAGACCTGGCTCCTTCGTGCGCTGGCTTGCTGTTTG GTGTGGCAAATACCGGTGGGGCCTTATTAG GTGTTGTTTGTGTGTACCTAGCCGGACATCTGATCGAAATCACTGGTTCATGGGTATCTGTTTTCAATCTCGTGGCAGCAGTAAACGCCTTTGGACTTTGCACTTTCCTCATCTTTGGGAAAGCCCACAGAGTGGACACAGAATCCGCTTTTGTAGAACTGTAG